From a region of the Phaseolus vulgaris cultivar G19833 chromosome 6, P. vulgaris v2.0, whole genome shotgun sequence genome:
- the LOC137833302 gene encoding uncharacterized protein — protein MVEKLRFGDGASINKPPFFCGLNYQFWKVRMKIFVESLDKGIWDAIENGPFIPKFEKECASIEKSWSQWTDAENKKAKFDCIAKNIITSGLNSDEFFRISQCASAKEMWDTLEVTHEGTNDVKRARKHNLIQEYEMFRMLKGESIVEVQKRFTHIVNHLMCLGKVFDKEELNIKILKCLDRSWQPKVTAISESKDLTSLTTTSLFGKLTEHELEMNRLNVQESEDKQVTNIVLKASKNKNK, from the coding sequence ATGGTTGAAAAACTACGTTTTGGGGATGGTGCCTCAATTAACAAACCACCTttcttttgtggtttgaactatcagttttggaaggttagaatgaaaatctttgttgaatctcttgataaagggatttgggatgcaattgaaaatggcccttttattcctaaatttgaaaaggaatGTGCTTCTATTGAAAAatcttggtcccaatggactgatgctgaaaataaaaaagccaagtttgattgcattgccaagaatatcataacctcGGGTTTGAACtctgatgaatttttcaggatctcacaatgtgcatcggccaaggaaatgtgggatactctagagGTCACCCATGAAGGGACAAATGATGTGAAAAGGGCAAGGAAGCATAAtctaatacaagagtatgagatgttcagaatgctcaaaggagAATCAATTGTTGAAGTACAAAAGAGATTCACCCACATAGTCAATCATCTAATGTGTCTTGgaaaagtctttgacaaggaggagttgaacatcaagattctcaagtgtCTTGACAGATCTTGGCAACCAAAAGTTACTGCCATCTCCGAGTCTAAAGATTTGACATCCTTAACCACAacctccttgtttggaaagcttacagaacatgagttggagatgaatagactcaatgttcaagaaagtgaagacaagcaagTAACGAACATAGTCTTGAAAGCTTCCAAGAACAAAAATAAGTAA